A genomic window from Archaeoglobus profundus DSM 5631 includes:
- a CDS encoding UDP-glucose dehydrogenase family protein codes for MRISIVGSGYVGIVTGIGFAELGHDVIFVDVDENKVNLINSGKPPIYEKGLKELMQKNKGRYHATTDYDEAVNKSEITFICVGTPSKEDGSIDLRYVESASKGVGEALANKDDFHVVVVKSTVIPGTTEGVVKPLIEKESGKKAFKDFGLAMNPEFLREGNAVEDFFNPDRIVIGVKDEKTKSVLDELYKQFRCPKLFTDIKTAEMIKYASNAFLATKISFANEIGNICKKLGIDVYKVFEGVGLDHRINPAFFRAGIGFGGSCFPKDVKALIRKAEELGEDPKILKAVIEVNEKQPLKMIELLKKHIPNLANRKIGVLGLAFKPDTDDVRESRAIPIVEALLREEAKIIAYDPKAMNNFAKIFPQIEYAKSSQEVIDKSDAVLIVTEWREFEELDYSGKIVIDGRRIEKAMREAKIYEGVCW; via the coding sequence ATGAGAATATCTATAGTCGGTTCAGGATATGTAGGGATTGTGACGGGTATTGGTTTTGCGGAACTCGGACATGATGTTATATTCGTGGATGTTGATGAAAATAAAGTCAATTTAATCAACTCCGGAAAACCACCGATATATGAAAAGGGCTTGAAGGAACTCATGCAGAAGAACAAGGGGCGATATCACGCTACAACTGATTATGATGAAGCTGTAAATAAATCGGAGATAACCTTTATCTGCGTAGGAACTCCGTCAAAGGAAGATGGATCGATCGATTTAAGGTATGTGGAATCCGCATCGAAAGGGGTTGGAGAAGCGCTTGCGAATAAAGACGATTTTCACGTAGTGGTTGTTAAGAGCACGGTTATTCCCGGGACTACTGAGGGAGTTGTTAAACCCCTAATCGAGAAAGAATCTGGTAAAAAGGCGTTCAAAGATTTTGGTTTAGCAATGAATCCAGAATTTTTGAGGGAGGGAAATGCGGTTGAAGACTTCTTTAACCCCGATAGGATAGTGATCGGTGTAAAGGATGAGAAGACTAAATCGGTTTTAGATGAGTTGTACAAGCAATTTAGATGTCCCAAACTTTTCACAGATATAAAGACAGCTGAGATGATAAAGTATGCTTCAAACGCCTTCCTTGCAACTAAAATCTCATTTGCCAACGAAATCGGGAATATATGTAAGAAGTTGGGAATCGACGTTTACAAAGTATTTGAAGGTGTTGGATTGGATCACAGAATAAATCCAGCATTCTTCAGGGCTGGAATTGGCTTCGGTGGAAGTTGTTTTCCAAAGGACGTTAAAGCTTTGATTAGAAAAGCTGAAGAATTGGGTGAAGATCCGAAGATACTGAAAGCGGTAATTGAAGTTAACGAAAAGCAACCGCTAAAAATGATAGAATTGTTGAAAAAGCATATTCCTAATTTAGCTAATAGAAAAATTGGTGTGCTTGGCTTAGCATTTAAGCCAGATACTGACGATGTAAGGGAAAGTAGGGCAATACCGATAGTTGAAGCTTTGCTAAGAGAAGAAGCTAAGATTATCGCATACGATCCCAAAGCGATGAATAATTTCGCAAAGATATTTCCGCAAATTGAGTATGCTAAATCCAGTCAGGAAGTAATTGACAAATCTGACGCAGTTTTAATAGTTACCGAATGGAGAGAGTTTGAGGAATTGGATTACAGCGGTAAGATAGTGATAGACGGTAGGAGAATTGAGAAGGCTATGAGAGAGGCTAAAATTTATGAAGGGGTGTGCTGGTAA
- the corA gene encoding magnesium/cobalt transporter CorA, with protein sequence MVIPNEIGKKIAVPPATPIFIGKKKVDETVVRAITYNAENVEVLEVKPEELPVHSKGIIWLDIIGLHGVEVVKKIGEAYSIHPLVIEDVLNTSQRVKLEDYEDYVFVVIKVFTFDNGLEVDQLSLILKEDVLITFRERDYDFIDAVLKRVIAGGRGGADYLMYTILDAVVDSYFKILLEFSESIDGLEDEIFSRFTMETSGKLHELKRELNRFKMAIYPVRDVLSFLARYDHKLVDADNRIYFRDVHDHAIRIIETSEYLRDLAMSLRELYLSNLSNRLNEIMKLLTIISTIFIPITFITGVYGMNFRYMPELEWKYGYYAVLTVMSVVALMMLIYFKKKGWV encoded by the coding sequence ATGGTAATACCAAACGAAATTGGTAAGAAGATTGCTGTCCCTCCAGCCACCCCAATCTTCATTGGTAAGAAGAAAGTTGATGAGACAGTCGTGAGAGCCATAACTTACAATGCAGAGAACGTTGAAGTTTTGGAAGTAAAGCCAGAGGAGTTACCTGTTCATTCAAAAGGCATCATTTGGCTCGACATAATTGGCTTACACGGGGTAGAAGTCGTGAAGAAGATTGGAGAAGCTTACTCGATTCACCCACTTGTAATAGAAGATGTACTGAACACGTCTCAGAGAGTTAAACTTGAAGATTATGAAGACTACGTATTTGTCGTTATCAAGGTTTTTACGTTCGATAACGGGCTCGAAGTTGATCAGCTAAGCCTTATTTTGAAGGAAGATGTGCTGATAACGTTTAGAGAAAGAGACTACGACTTTATAGATGCAGTATTGAAGAGGGTGATTGCTGGCGGAAGAGGGGGTGCAGATTATCTCATGTACACTATTCTCGATGCAGTTGTGGACAGCTACTTTAAGATCCTGCTCGAATTTTCAGAATCAATAGATGGACTTGAGGACGAGATATTTTCGAGATTTACAATGGAAACATCGGGAAAGTTGCATGAACTTAAAAGGGAGTTAAACAGATTTAAAATGGCAATATATCCCGTAAGAGATGTACTTTCTTTCTTAGCCAGATACGATCATAAGCTTGTTGATGCGGATAATCGAATTTACTTTAGAGATGTACACGATCACGCGATCAGAATCATAGAAACCTCTGAGTATCTTAGAGACCTTGCCATGAGTTTAAGGGAACTTTATCTGTCTAATCTCAGCAACAGATTGAATGAGATTATGAAGCTTCTGACAATTATATCAACGATATTTATTCCAATAACATTCATCACAGGTGTTTACGGAATGAATTTCAGATATATGCCCGAACTTGAATGGAAGTACGGATATTACGCTGTTCTAACCGTGATGAGCGTAGTAGCACTAATGATGCTAATCTACTTTAAGAAAAAGGGATGGGTGTGA
- a CDS encoding YkgJ family cysteine cluster protein: MMEAINDELIPWRLVKRWECVRCGWCCKNLDVPVTVYDEERLKKYGDVFWYGKIGVYLKKVNGACIFYDGICKIYPERPRACIFYPFYFLKKGEEIAKFGKYYVYVDRNCRGIGRGRRIEDVLKELVRIKEQKITPIPFS; this comes from the coding sequence ATGATGGAAGCAATCAACGACGAGCTAATTCCTTGGAGACTCGTAAAGCGTTGGGAGTGTGTAAGGTGCGGGTGGTGTTGCAAGAATTTAGATGTTCCCGTGACAGTGTACGATGAAGAGAGGCTTAAGAAGTACGGAGACGTTTTCTGGTACGGTAAGATAGGAGTTTACCTTAAAAAGGTAAATGGAGCTTGCATATTCTACGACGGAATCTGCAAAATCTATCCTGAGAGACCGAGAGCTTGCATCTTCTATCCATTTTACTTCCTTAAAAAGGGTGAAGAGATTGCAAAATTCGGTAAGTATTACGTTTACGTCGATAGGAATTGCAGAGGAATTGGCAGAGGTAGAAGGATTGAAGATGTTTTGAAGGAGCTTGTAAGGATTAAAGAGCAAAAAATCACACCCATCCCTTTTTCTTAA
- a CDS encoding DMT family transporter, whose product MRAKLYILLFIAVLAVSSASILVVLTSAPGVVSAFWRLTFSLPIVLLLYRPRLRVANIKLPLIAGFALSAHFALWMESLFHASVAVSTAIVCMHSIFSGIFSSLFGEKPKPNHVIGVIIAILGVYLLSGADFRADFIGIAFAFLGAVFGGLYFAIGRLARFEDFSSYIFLTYLFATVFALFICLLTGVDLVGYPLRTWLFFILLAVIPMMLGHTLLNYVLRYMHVVPVTASVIGEVVGSAILAYLILGQALSVVAYLYIVIILLGIAITLFRT is encoded by the coding sequence ATGAGAGCTAAGCTCTACATTTTGCTTTTTATTGCTGTATTGGCTGTATCTTCAGCTTCAATCCTCGTAGTGTTGACCTCAGCACCAGGAGTAGTTTCTGCATTCTGGAGATTGACTTTTTCGCTACCAATAGTCCTGCTACTTTACAGACCAAGGCTGAGAGTAGCTAACATCAAACTACCATTGATCGCTGGTTTCGCTCTCTCAGCGCATTTTGCCCTGTGGATGGAATCTTTATTTCACGCTTCCGTCGCAGTCAGCACTGCGATAGTCTGTATGCACTCTATATTTTCGGGAATATTTTCAAGTCTTTTCGGTGAGAAACCGAAACCTAATCATGTAATCGGCGTTATCATTGCGATATTAGGTGTTTACCTGTTAAGCGGGGCGGATTTTAGAGCTGACTTCATCGGTATAGCGTTTGCATTCTTGGGGGCGGTATTCGGAGGGTTGTACTTCGCAATTGGAAGGCTTGCAAGGTTTGAAGATTTTTCATCTTATATATTTTTAACGTACCTCTTTGCAACTGTGTTTGCCCTCTTCATCTGTCTTTTGACTGGAGTCGATCTCGTCGGTTACCCACTAAGGACTTGGCTTTTCTTCATACTACTTGCTGTTATTCCGATGATGCTCGGACATACCCTGCTAAACTACGTGCTCAGGTACATGCATGTTGTTCCAGTGACTGCAAGTGTGATAGGTGAAGTAGTAGGATCCGCTATACTGGCTTATCTAATACTTGGTCAAGCTTTGAGCGTAGTTGCTTACTTGTATATAGTTATAATTCTCTTAGGGATTGCGATCACACTTTTCAGAACGTAA
- a CDS encoding molybdenum cofactor biosynthesis protein MoaE: MKVDRVDRSDIVVIKSGEFYEVYEKGELVAKFSTKFDILKVLSSMGYDNLNVEGVKNYESPLAIFNKLMRENDGTYGALAIFTGIVKEFTDGKKVKYVKVNVDVEELEKKIKSLSSDAKVVLYHRNGSLKPKEPILHLGIMTKTRFELFNLLSRAVDLIKEEHSKGFVEVYES; this comes from the coding sequence ATGAAGGTTGATAGAGTTGATAGATCAGACATCGTCGTAATAAAAAGTGGCGAGTTCTATGAGGTCTACGAGAAAGGAGAGCTCGTTGCAAAGTTTTCAACGAAGTTCGACATTCTGAAGGTTTTATCTTCAATGGGCTACGATAATTTGAACGTTGAAGGCGTTAAGAATTATGAAAGCCCTTTAGCAATCTTCAATAAGCTCATGAGAGAAAACGATGGGACATACGGTGCTTTGGCAATCTTCACAGGTATTGTAAAAGAGTTCACGGATGGAAAGAAAGTCAAGTACGTTAAAGTTAATGTCGATGTTGAGGAACTTGAAAAGAAAATTAAAAGTCTGTCGAGTGATGCAAAAGTCGTGTTGTACCATAGAAACGGTTCGCTAAAACCAAAGGAACCGATACTGCACTTAGGAATCATGACTAAAACAAGGTTTGAGCTTTTTAATCTCTTGAGTAGAGCAGTCGATCTTATTAAAGAAGAGCATAGCAAGGGGTTCGTAGAAGTTTATGAGAGCTAA
- a CDS encoding formate--phosphoribosylaminoimidazolecarboxamide ligase, with the protein MREKILKVLRDYDLDEIKIGTLGSHSALNILKGAKDEGFETVCICRPKERIIYESFGVADEIIEVDDFKELLNDSFQDRLIKDNVILIPHGSFNAYLGQLNKIRVPFFGNRELMIWETDRFKQRKWLEMAGLRMPRSLKPEEIDGIAIVKYHGAMGGRGYFLVANRDDFYKKFEKLKAEGLVESLDDIEIQEYIVGANVYFSFFYSPMNERVELISIDRRYEAIDGIGRIPAEIQIKSGVFTSYTVIGNFPIVLRESLLAEALESAKAVVEVSKEIAYPGMVGPFCLETVFDDNAEMYVFEVSARIVAGTNVGVPISPYSYVLWGENMYMGRRIAREIRVAIEKDALGEIIY; encoded by the coding sequence ATGAGGGAGAAGATTCTCAAAGTGTTGAGAGATTACGATCTCGACGAGATAAAGATTGGAACTCTCGGAAGTCATTCCGCCTTAAACATACTTAAGGGAGCTAAAGACGAAGGTTTTGAAACGGTTTGCATCTGCAGACCAAAGGAGAGGATAATATACGAGAGTTTCGGTGTTGCTGACGAGATAATTGAAGTTGATGATTTTAAAGAGCTTTTAAATGACAGTTTTCAAGATAGACTTATAAAAGATAACGTCATTCTCATCCCTCACGGCTCTTTCAACGCTTACTTGGGTCAGTTAAACAAGATAAGAGTTCCGTTTTTTGGGAACAGGGAGCTTATGATTTGGGAAACTGACAGGTTCAAGCAGAGAAAGTGGCTTGAAATGGCGGGTTTAAGGATGCCGAGGAGTTTGAAGCCTGAAGAGATAGACGGAATCGCTATAGTCAAGTATCACGGTGCTATGGGGGGAAGGGGTTACTTTTTGGTCGCGAACAGGGATGATTTCTACAAGAAGTTCGAAAAGCTGAAAGCTGAGGGTTTGGTTGAAAGTTTGGATGATATAGAGATTCAGGAGTATATAGTCGGAGCAAATGTATACTTCTCATTCTTTTACTCACCGATGAACGAAAGGGTAGAGTTAATATCGATAGACAGAAGGTATGAAGCAATTGACGGAATTGGTAGGATTCCAGCGGAAATTCAGATTAAATCGGGTGTTTTCACGAGCTATACGGTAATTGGGAACTTTCCAATTGTATTGAGAGAGAGTTTACTTGCAGAGGCTTTGGAATCGGCCAAAGCTGTAGTGGAAGTTTCAAAGGAGATCGCCTACCCAGGAATGGTTGGCCCGTTCTGCTTGGAAACTGTTTTCGATGACAACGCTGAGATGTACGTCTTTGAAGTTTCCGCTAGAATTGTAGCTGGAACGAATGTGGGGGTACCGATTTCTCCGTATTCCTACGTGCTTTGGGGAGAGAACATGTATATGGGTAGGAGAATTGCGAGGGAGATACGAGTAGCGATAGAAAAAGATGCTTTAGGTGAAATAATTTACTAA
- the hypE gene encoding hydrogenase expression/formation protein HypE, with product MLIRREDGAGGKYMAEFLKKHIISRFGDNRLGEISLADMDDSSDFDGYVFTTDSYVVSPPIFRGGSIGSLAVCGTANDLAVMGAKPYAMSLALIIQEGFKVSDFEKIMNDVERWVKELDVKLITGDTKVVSANVEIIANTSGIGIRNSALDHNISVVKEYRDYPYNWVRDCGLREGDAIIVSGCVADHAVAIMLSREFDFDIDVQSDVYPVWLFVKEALEVGGITAMKDPTRGGLANALNELAEKSGVGIYIEEERIPIREEVKGFCEVLGLDPLSMANEGKVVMGVVEDMAEDVLKALHKAGQKYAEIIGYATSEFEEVVVETEIGTKKVLPPPTADPIPRVC from the coding sequence ATGCTGATCCGCAGGGAGGATGGTGCCGGCGGTAAGTACATGGCCGAGTTCCTGAAGAAACACATAATTTCGAGATTCGGTGATAATAGGCTTGGAGAAATTTCTCTTGCCGATATGGACGATTCTTCAGATTTCGACGGCTACGTATTCACAACGGATTCCTACGTAGTTTCTCCACCCATATTTAGGGGTGGGAGTATAGGGAGTTTAGCCGTGTGTGGCACTGCAAACGATTTAGCGGTAATGGGTGCGAAGCCCTACGCAATGTCCCTGGCTCTGATAATTCAGGAGGGATTTAAGGTTAGTGATTTCGAGAAGATAATGAATGATGTCGAGAGGTGGGTTAAGGAGTTGGACGTAAAGTTAATAACGGGTGATACAAAAGTAGTCTCGGCAAACGTCGAAATAATAGCCAACACGTCTGGAATTGGAATAAGAAATTCGGCTTTAGATCACAACATATCAGTTGTTAAGGAGTACAGGGATTACCCCTATAACTGGGTCAGGGATTGCGGTTTAAGAGAGGGAGATGCCATAATAGTTAGCGGATGTGTAGCAGATCATGCCGTCGCAATAATGCTCTCGAGGGAGTTTGATTTTGATATAGACGTTCAGTCCGATGTCTACCCAGTCTGGCTGTTCGTTAAAGAAGCCTTGGAGGTTGGTGGCATCACAGCTATGAAAGATCCGACAAGAGGTGGCTTAGCCAACGCCTTAAACGAGCTTGCTGAAAAGAGTGGGGTTGGAATTTACATCGAAGAGGAAAGGATTCCCATAAGGGAGGAAGTTAAAGGATTTTGCGAAGTTTTGGGCTTAGATCCCCTGAGTATGGCAAATGAGGGAAAGGTTGTTATGGGTGTCGTTGAGGATATGGCTGAGGACGTATTGAAAGCTCTGCACAAAGCTGGTCAGAAGTATGCGGAAATAATAGGTTACGCTACTTCCGAATTCGAAGAAGTTGTGGTAGAGACAGAAATAGGGACTAAAAAGGTTTTACCACCTCCGACAGCCGACCCCATTCCGAGGGTGTGTTAG
- the hypF gene encoding carbamoyltransferase HypF: MYRITVRGIVQGVGFRPFVYRLAKSMNLKGYVKNTGTGCVEIVIDRNVDEFIRRLKEEKPPIAEIHEVEVEEIPDLNFNDFVIEKSGGKKGGLSLPPPDVALCKFCLKELFDPKNRRYLYPFISCTDCGPRFSVAIKLPYDRENTTFNEFPLCDECQKEYWNVLDRRYYAQSIACPKCGPQYELIYGGRIIKGLDAIIRAAELIDEGRMVAIKGIGGYHIACITDDDVVFKLRDKLGRPQQPFAIMARNLEVVRKVAYVSEDEEREMTSYIRPITVLKKRNPNEFFAVAPYLNTIGVMLPYSPLHYILFNYLKSDFIVMTSANKPGEPMYIDDGVFSLELDAYLRHNLKIHNRVDDSVIKFVGRRRLIIRRSRGFVPKVIELKGCLDGLAVGAELYNSITLVKDGKAIVSQYIGNTANFKTFNEFFKRAVDFFTNFIDLKPKYIACDLHPLYNTTNFAERLSRKLNIPLYKVQHHFAHALSVMAERGIDKAIAITVDGVGYGFDGTIWGGEVLLIDFERGTFKRVGRLERFRLIGGDLATKYPLRVLFSLLYNAKRLDLLDGYEKYLRKGESFEIFESFHETGIATTSMGRVLDAVSAMLKICFERTYEGEPAMKLESVVEPFECEVKPRIDVVREDSVYSKPYVDEEFNVKSGDVRVIRISDFIANCMEEYLEGESKSKIAYKVMKYLAEGFAEIVKDYNYPVVASGGVCFNSYFIPLIEEHVDVYVNEKVACGDNGISFGQAYIGKFLNNL, translated from the coding sequence GTGTATCGAATAACCGTTAGAGGTATAGTTCAAGGCGTAGGATTTCGACCTTTCGTTTACAGGTTGGCAAAGTCGATGAATTTGAAGGGTTACGTCAAGAACACGGGAACTGGTTGTGTCGAGATTGTAATAGACAGGAACGTTGACGAGTTTATAAGGCGTTTAAAGGAGGAAAAACCACCAATTGCCGAGATTCACGAAGTTGAAGTTGAGGAAATTCCCGATCTAAACTTTAACGACTTTGTAATCGAAAAGAGCGGAGGTAAGAAGGGAGGATTATCTCTACCACCTCCCGATGTGGCGTTATGCAAATTCTGCCTCAAGGAGCTTTTCGATCCAAAAAACAGAAGATACCTTTATCCTTTTATCTCATGCACGGACTGCGGACCACGTTTTTCTGTGGCGATAAAGCTTCCTTACGATAGGGAAAACACAACCTTCAACGAGTTTCCGTTATGCGATGAATGTCAAAAGGAGTATTGGAACGTCCTTGATAGGAGATACTACGCCCAATCCATAGCCTGCCCAAAATGTGGGCCTCAATACGAGCTAATTTACGGTGGCAGGATAATCAAAGGTCTCGATGCGATAATTAGAGCTGCCGAATTGATAGACGAGGGTAGGATGGTAGCTATCAAGGGAATCGGTGGATATCATATAGCATGCATAACAGACGATGATGTAGTTTTCAAGCTGAGAGACAAACTTGGAAGACCTCAGCAACCCTTTGCGATCATGGCAAGAAACTTGGAAGTTGTTAGGAAGGTTGCTTACGTCAGCGAGGATGAAGAGAGGGAGATGACCAGCTACATTCGACCTATAACCGTTCTTAAGAAGAGGAATCCCAACGAATTCTTTGCAGTTGCTCCTTATCTCAACACAATCGGAGTCATGCTCCCCTACTCTCCTCTCCACTACATCCTCTTTAACTACCTCAAATCGGATTTTATTGTGATGACTTCCGCAAACAAGCCCGGTGAACCGATGTACATAGATGACGGCGTTTTTAGCTTAGAGCTGGATGCTTATCTCAGGCACAATCTGAAGATACACAACAGAGTAGATGACTCCGTTATAAAGTTCGTTGGAAGGAGAAGGCTGATAATTCGTAGATCGAGAGGATTTGTTCCCAAAGTTATAGAGCTTAAAGGATGTTTGGATGGACTGGCTGTTGGTGCGGAACTTTACAATTCGATAACTTTGGTTAAAGATGGAAAAGCCATAGTTTCGCAGTACATAGGTAACACGGCAAACTTCAAGACGTTCAACGAATTCTTCAAGAGGGCTGTTGATTTCTTCACGAATTTCATTGATTTAAAGCCGAAGTACATCGCATGCGATTTGCATCCTCTTTACAACACGACTAACTTCGCTGAAAGGCTTTCGCGAAAGCTCAACATCCCGCTTTACAAAGTCCAGCATCACTTTGCCCATGCTCTCTCCGTGATGGCTGAGAGGGGAATAGACAAGGCTATAGCCATAACTGTGGATGGAGTCGGTTACGGTTTCGATGGCACGATCTGGGGAGGAGAAGTCTTGCTGATAGACTTTGAGAGGGGCACTTTCAAGAGAGTGGGAAGACTTGAGAGGTTTAGGTTAATAGGTGGTGATTTGGCAACGAAATACCCCTTAAGGGTTCTGTTTTCTCTACTTTACAACGCAAAGAGGCTGGATCTTCTCGATGGCTATGAGAAGTATTTGAGAAAGGGGGAAAGCTTTGAGATATTTGAGAGTTTCCACGAAACTGGCATAGCTACAACATCGATGGGTAGAGTTTTGGATGCCGTCTCAGCCATGCTAAAGATCTGCTTCGAAAGAACTTACGAGGGAGAGCCTGCGATGAAGCTGGAAAGTGTTGTTGAACCCTTTGAATGTGAAGTTAAACCGAGAATAGATGTAGTTAGAGAAGACAGCGTTTACTCAAAGCCCTACGTTGATGAAGAGTTTAATGTGAAGTCGGGTGATGTGAGAGTCATAAGGATTTCGGATTTCATTGCGAATTGCATGGAAGAATATTTGGAGGGCGAGAGCAAAAGTAAGATAGCCTACAAGGTCATGAAGTATCTGGCTGAAGGATTTGCTGAAATCGTTAAAGATTACAATTATCCCGTAGTTGCGAGTGGTGGCGTGTGCTTTAACTCCTACTTCATTCCTCTGATTGAAGAGCACGTAGATGTTTACGTAAACGAAAAGGTTGCATGCGGTGACAACGGCATAAGCTTTGGTCAGGCTTATATAGGGAAGTTCTTGAACAATCTTTAA
- a CDS encoding histidinol phosphate phosphatase domain-containing protein: MIDLHVHSVFSDGELIPSEIVRRCAEIGYEGVAITDHADFSNISSILKSLEKLKDVRDDYEIPVLIGVEITHVPPKLIGKAVEMAWKEGAEIVVVHGETIVEPVMEGTNYYAVQEEIDILAHPGLIDVKTAELAKENGIYLEITTRKGHCLTNGHVVKVGTYVGCKFVLNNDAHSPGDFVSVELAEKILRGAGIEDTKEVFENSKKIMKKRLK; encoded by the coding sequence ATGATAGATCTACATGTTCACTCGGTGTTTAGTGACGGTGAATTGATACCATCTGAAATTGTGAGAAGGTGTGCGGAGATAGGATACGAGGGTGTTGCGATAACAGACCATGCGGACTTCTCAAACATTTCATCAATACTAAAATCACTTGAGAAACTAAAGGACGTGAGAGACGACTACGAAATCCCCGTGTTAATTGGAGTAGAGATAACGCATGTTCCGCCTAAACTAATAGGTAAAGCTGTGGAGATGGCTTGGAAGGAGGGTGCAGAGATTGTGGTGGTCCATGGAGAAACGATAGTCGAACCTGTTATGGAAGGAACTAACTACTATGCTGTTCAGGAAGAGATAGACATCTTAGCTCATCCCGGATTAATTGATGTGAAGACTGCTGAACTTGCAAAGGAAAATGGAATATACCTAGAAATTACTACGAGAAAGGGACATTGCTTAACCAACGGGCATGTAGTTAAAGTAGGAACTTATGTAGGATGCAAATTCGTCTTAAACAACGATGCACATAGCCCGGGCGATTTCGTAAGTGTAGAGCTTGCAGAAAAGATATTAAGAGGTGCTGGGATAGAGGATACCAAAGAAGTTTTTGAAAATTCGAAGAAGATAATGAAAAAGAGGTTGAAGTGA
- a CDS encoding phosphate signaling complex PhoU family protein — protein MEKRKLQVVGGSSYMISLPKSWVKRNNLKRGDEVILIEFNQSLKIVPPYSRENKITVRLPKMDEGYIKHFFYSLYIQGVDEIVVENVDGESIKKIRECIKNLVGMEVIDANSNRVVLKCLTTSFNVKEAIRRLCQIVFDMFENIEQILNDKTTSETVKKLEEDADRFYILALRMIYKNVFESSSIDELVVNIESRAIAKLLEEIADSLYDISIDYYFCGEFFEIFRNLKKLFNIAVDVYFRGDTIMSRNLIDMATTIEENILSLKEKSYCEIGPLLEICRYIKSMGEMTFNTAICREVRS, from the coding sequence ATGGAAAAAAGAAAGCTCCAAGTCGTCGGTGGCTCGAGTTATATGATAAGTTTACCTAAGAGCTGGGTTAAGCGAAATAACCTCAAGAGGGGCGATGAAGTAATTCTCATTGAATTTAACCAAAGCTTGAAGATAGTTCCACCGTATAGCCGTGAGAATAAGATAACCGTTAGGTTGCCGAAGATGGATGAAGGATATATAAAGCACTTCTTTTACAGTCTTTACATACAAGGAGTAGATGAAATCGTTGTCGAGAATGTAGATGGAGAATCAATAAAGAAGATAAGAGAATGCATAAAAAATCTTGTTGGAATGGAGGTAATCGATGCTAATTCGAACAGAGTAGTTCTCAAATGCCTTACTACATCGTTTAACGTTAAAGAAGCAATAAGAAGGCTCTGTCAAATAGTATTCGATATGTTCGAGAACATAGAACAGATTTTAAACGACAAAACAACATCTGAAACTGTTAAAAAACTTGAGGAAGATGCCGATAGATTTTACATTCTCGCACTGAGAATGATCTACAAAAACGTGTTCGAATCTTCAAGTATTGATGAATTAGTTGTAAATATCGAATCGAGAGCGATTGCAAAGTTGCTTGAAGAGATTGCAGACTCTCTCTACGACATCTCAATAGACTACTACTTCTGCGGCGAGTTCTTTGAAATATTTCGAAATTTGAAAAAACTGTTCAATATAGCTGTTGATGTCTACTTCAGAGGGGACACGATTATGAGCAGAAACCTAATAGATATGGCAACCACAATCGAAGAAAACATTCTCTCTCTAAAAGAAAAATCCTACTGCGAGATTGGCCCCCTGCTTGAGATATGTAGATATATAAAGTCCATGGGTGAGATGACTTTTAACACTGCTATATGTAGAGAGGTGAGATCATGA